The following coding sequences are from one Odontesthes bonariensis isolate fOdoBon6 chromosome 10, fOdoBon6.hap1, whole genome shotgun sequence window:
- the LOC142390741 gene encoding pleckstrin homology domain-containing family G member 4B-like isoform X1, whose amino-acid sequence MNLDSVEGSIQNLLSVLYPPFDATAPTLLSQLFQIIGSRYQGDALRCYLDFLVPAKHILDTVQQAACAQYSDGLFLCEGWPLCLRDQVVVHLAPIDPLLLRPGDFYLQVAPFCDQSARIVVCSLLEEAGFAEETPIDETSYPCIFSHDWLDDINHDRSGTPLRQCLLATEQGLVRLPWERVAVPEFVDVPRSAGSSMASAPPSYSPLPLPLPPPLPNFPENCSYDKSSPLSSSKESAVKQHPVTIQNSTLTSSSQPFAFTVETRICPAKHGIAVSLCLVDTSAATSQLVKVKETDTESKPIGWVSPNTWDSRFTGINPNTTTKTSTVSETRTTANSSITECKDEKKGVIVPENTLQDKQKDTKVQDMSRCGPVAHTVAEGEYIDILQASMLFGNDQSLTEQQSLVQQRRQSDSQMQRYPHRQSQLATQLPLSTETQVHGPLPTKSQSHSRSVDPLSLSPNMSAQAGPPSINHHSQTHLSYCDPLEPSQCVRTVRFAEKPCTPCMERRQGGKATRAQDLRCRYRDSYQAAIQNPVSFRTEKDRGNLLAVVEEDGDFSQCDKRRGQLGTEPEDPWCDVQGIRCDQHPPSLTEDICEESGEINTVSHWKPGDSNLSPSVEYRKSSTLQFVGQPDHVSEKNSAAFSDAQSPKSYGTIHNVNRTNPAAEARINANVVSGTNGLIHSDVSSKHHRLPLSSREISGMHLTFKTHEKLQNRTSSNLTSLTAPQNGGDTVSDRRGSSLSTAVVDTSEKCELVIVEGQNVRRKENLKSRPEVPQLHVVKCKNSTAFRLVSPKINRKMTTVGEQPGSTPISSGNGHQTEKPSKTDPPPMTEKQKVSQRASARPRPDHLPLGPPDPRAHPLYLGVASLTGCRDRTGRAIIELYGEHQGWRSAVTSQELFQMLIYFHSITRKEIREAGMTLIFDARRTNPQPQLYKALMALQEQCPSAVNSFVLLVDKENSLRPERCPGIQTDVVTSMKALLKLAEVNQLSSRLDGTLSHSYCDWMELHQRLFPFVNDLHEASSLLLRAIWKLEEPQMTDTVQTVQQCMMDQRTLMRDVLEDIRLVRLQREGGAILARLRKESDLKYPHCEDLSDAVDSVTSLYNHVEEQAHVLVQRTNMSLEHLEYLMQLREIEGHFKQILQWFTVEGERHLLEAESVEESGDRMEQILNSFTAFLIEANDRRHHSMSLVSEAERLQQSGLSYPETDLFRNFVCTFKSGLEDFLCRAETCGRELQIMVNVCDFCEQATALASECIVYLNQNPSRFHPKQDHDRPSQVNQPISQPVQYQNQDSSPNTASLCQSDVHAAHCSGSTTASVSPSSTDSFILQAFKERFLHFSPERFQEVKAQASALRGSRGMRVWNVAWLRCQEARQQLQERMQDVDEVYHQQADWNEGHFIDVVSTNVETASPGGQNLVVQSTPGPGHPQWERIVSGVVDLERRRPALTKPEDSSDAGMSRESTTTPKLPHRSTKKTEREARRRQTSRARSDRDAAALSQSQTVGCQWFPWGRGLGARSVSEDSCAARVAAVGSSTPPEQGTRPPSSCSHRGQPSCRILQEAQKFQISRHGSFCSDDSCMSDQGAAGGNGTVCCKHSSLPIRKYDGAFCASPLEIPSSALRLQRVMEELVFTEREYVRSLGYILTHYLPLMDRLDIPQDLRGKRGVIFGNLEKLYDFHSHYFLPELEACERDPAMIARCFLRHSESFGLYALYSKNKPQSDALILHRRHDIFKKKQQELGDMMDLSSYLLRPIQRISKYSLLLQDMLSLARSYRPKDVNQDTASASGLNTYVPDLTSNEREKAEIQAAADLVRFQMRHGNDLLTMDAIQDCDVNLKEQGQLIRQDEFTVFFRKKKCVRRIFLFEDLIIFSKPKRTDVGNDVYVYKQSFKTNDIGMTHNSGVSGLCFEIWFRRRKSEDTYTLKAASMEVKKAWTTDLERLLWDQAAHSRELRLQERVFMGMGRKPFMDIQHSDAAICDRAISCVPPRRIPVTYCSHRGLEYPRPHSIGSGSTASTTLSQSSSSSGRGSLPPAGYPGNASQGTDMNPAICSSPEAVTDNELNNHHLHHHCEPWKAYCPLMDSTESSGENMTHMFSSSDHSCLSAISGEVVDDSSVLSESPQQQSPLCRTSSLRKNSSPAVTRKKPGVPPKPLQPAKAQGNEIIIGKSTEV is encoded by the exons ATCAGTGCTGTATCCGCCCTTCGATGCCACCGCTCCGACTCTGCTCAgccagctcttccaaatcattGGCAGTCGTTACCAGGGAGATGCCCTGCGGTGTTACCTGGACTTTCTGGTTCCAGCCAAGCACATCTTAGACACTGTGCAGCAGGCTGCATGT GCTCAGTACTCTGATGGTCTGTTCCTCTGTGAGGGCTGGCCTCTGTGTTTACGTGACCAAGTTGTTGTCCACCTTGCTCCCATCGACCCCCTGTTACTTCGGCCTGGAGACTTTTATCTCCAGGTGGCACCATTCTGTGACCAATCAGCTCGCATCGTGGTCTGCAGCCTCCTGGAAGAGGCGGGGTTTGCAGAGGAGACCCCAATTGATGAGACCTCTTATCCTTGTATATTCAGCCATGACTGGTTAGATGACATCAACCACGACCGCAGTGGAACGCCTCTCAGACAATGTTTGCTTGCCACCGAACAAGGCTTGGTGAGGTTACCATGGGAACGGGTGGCCGTGCCTGAATTTGTGGATGTTCCCCGAAGTGCTGGGAGTAGTAtggcctctgctcctccatcataTTCTCCATTAccgcttcctcttcctcctcctcttcctaaTTTTCCAGAGAATTGCTCATATGATAAATCATCACCTCTTTCTTCTTCAAAGGAATCTGCAGTAAAACAACATCCTGTTACTATTCAGAATTCAACTTTAACATCCTCGTCACAACCGTTTGCCTTCACTGTGGAGACTAGAATTTGTCCAGCAAAGCACGGCATTGCTGTGTCACTTTGCCTGGTGGATACTAGTGCGGCTACATCACAACTGGTTAAAGTTAAAGAAACTGACACAGAGAGTAAGCCAATAGGCTGGGTGTCCCCTAATACATGGGACAGCCGCTTCACTGGGATAAATCCAAATACAACCACAAAAACAAGCACTGTTTCAGAGACACGAACCACTGCAAATAGTAGTATAACTGAATGTAAAGATGAGAAAAAAGGTGTAATTGTTCCTGAAAATACATTACAAGATAAACAGAAAGATACAAAGGTGCAAGATATGAGCAGATGTGGGCCAGTAGCCCACACTGTTGCTGAAGGGGAATACATAGATATACTGCAGGCCAGCATGCTTTTTGGAAATGATCAGTCACTCACTGAACAACAGTCACTTGTGCAACAACGTAGACAAAGTGACTCACAAATGCAAAGATATCCACATAGACAAAGTCAGCTAGCCACACAATTGCCGCTGTCCACGGAGACACAAGTACATGGGCCATTACCCACAAAATCACAAAGTCATTCTAGATCTGTGGATCCTTTATCATTGAGTCCCAACATGTCTGCCCAAGCGGGACCTCCATCCATTAATCACCATTCCCAAACACATCTCTCTTATTGTGACCCCCTCGAACCTTCCCAGTGTGTCCGCACTGTTCGCTTTGCAGAGAAGCCCTGCACCCCATGCATGGAAAGGCGACAGGGTGGAAAGGCTACCAGAGCTCAAGACCTGAGATGTCGATACAGGGACTCCTACCAGGCTGCTATTCAAAACCCTGTCTCTTTTAGAACTGAGAAAGACAGAGGGAATTTGTTAGCTGTGGTGGAGGAGGATGGTGATTTCTCACAGTGTGATAAAAGACGGGGACAACTTGGGACTGAACCAGAAGATCCATGGTGTGATGTTCAAGGAATAAGATGTGACCAGCATCCTCCCTCTCTCACTGAAGACATTTGTGAGGAGTCTGGGGAAATAAACACTGTTTCACACTGGAAACCAGGAGATTCAAACCTTTCTCCATCTGTGGAATACAGGAAAAGTAGTACTTTGCAATTTGTTGGGCAACCAGACCATGTATCTGAGAAGAATTCTGCAGCATTTAGTGATGCACAATCACCCAAATCTTATGGCACCATACACAATGTGAACAGAACAAATCCAGCAGCAGAAGCAAGAATAAACGCCAATGTTGTGTCAGGTACAAATGGTCTTATACATTCAGATGTGTCTTCCAAGCACCATAGATTACCACTGAGTTCAAGGGAAATTTCCGGGATGCATTTGACCTTCAAGACTCATGAAAAGCTACaaaacagaaccagttcaaacttaACATCTCTAACAGCACCACAAAACGGAGGAGACACTGTATCAGACAGAAGAGGTTCTTCCCTCTCCACAGCAGTGGTGGACACCTCAGAAAAGTGTGAACTGGTTATTGTTGAAGGTCAAAATGTCAGGAGAAAAGAAAACCTTAAGTCACGCCCAGAGGTTCCCCAGCTACATGTGGTTaaatgtaaaaacagcacagcaTTTCGACTGGTTTCGCCCAAGATTAACAGGAAGATGACTACAG TTGGTGAGCAGCCTGGCAGTACACCTATATCAAGTGGAAATGGCCATCAAACGGAGAAGCCGTCAAAGACCGATCCTCCTCCCATGACAGAAAAGCAGAAGGTCTCCCAGCGTGCCTCTGCTCGTCCCAGACCTGACCATCTGCCCCTGGGACCCCCAGACCCCAGAGCCCACCCTCTTTATCTAGGTGTAGCATCTCTCACAG GCTGCAGAGACAGGACCGGCAGGGCAATAATTGAACTTTATGGAGAGCACCAGGGATGGCGATCGGCTGTAACAAGCCAGGAGCTCTTCCAGATGCTGATCTACTTCCACTCCATCACCAG AAAGGAGATCAGAGAAGCTGGGATGACGCTCATTTTTGATGCTAGGAGGACAAATCCACAACCACAGCTGTATAAGGCTTTGATGGCTCTTCAG GAGCAGTGTCCCAGTGCAGTGAATAGTTTTGTACTGCTGGTGGACAAAGAGAACAGCCTTCGGCCAGAAAGATGTCCTGGGATACAg ACTGATGTGGTGACATCGATGAAAGCCTTGCTTAAACTGGCAGAGGTGAATCAGCTGAGCTCCCGCCTGGATGGCACGCTGTCTCACAGCTACTGTGACTGGATGGAGCTGCACCAG AGACTCTTCCCATTTGTTAATGATCTTCATGAGGCATCCAGCCTGCTACTAAGAGCCATTTGGAAATTAGAGGAACCCCAGATGACAGACACTGTACAG ACTGTGCAGCAATGCATGATGGACCAGAGAACTCTGATGAGAGATGTCTTGGAGGATATCCGATTGGTCAGACTGCAGAGGGAGGGTGGGGCCATCCTGGCGAGACTAAGGAAAGAGAGTGACTTAAAATACCCTCACTGTGAGGACCTAAG TGATGCAGTGGACTCAGTGACCAGCCTGTATAACCACGTGGAGGAGCAGGCTCATGTTCTCGTGCAGAGAACCAACATGTCACTGGAACACCTGGAGTACCTGATGCAACTCAGAGAGATAGAGGGACACTTCAAACAG ATTCTGCAGTGGTTTACTGTCGAAGGagagcgccacctgctggaagCTGAATCAGTCGAGGAGTCTGGAGACAGGATGGAGCAGATCCTCAACAGCTTCACTGCTTTCCTGATTGAAGCTAAT GACCGCAGACACCATTCCATGTCATTAGTGTCAGAGGCAGAGCGACTCCAGCAGAGTGGGCTCTCCTACCCAGAAACAGACCTTTTCAGGAATTTTGTCTGCACCTTCAAATCGGGCCTGGAGGACTTCCTGTGTAGGGCAGAGACATGTGGCCGAGAGCTTCAGATCATGGTCAACGTGTGTGATTTTTGTGAGCAG GCTACGGCACTGGCCAGTGAATGCATCGTATACCTGAACCAGAATCCATCCAGATTTCACCCAAAGCAAGACCATGACAGACCCTCACAGGTCAATCAACCAATCTCCCAGCCAGTACAATACCAAAACCAAGATTCCAGCCCCAACACTGCATCCCTTTGTCAGTCGGATGTTCATGCAGCACACTGCTCAGGTTCAACCACCGCCAGTGTTTCGCCATCTTCTACTGACAGCTTCAttctccaggctttcaaagAAAGGTTCCTCCACTTCAGCCCAGAGAGATTCCAGGAGGTAAAGGCCCAGGCCAGCGCCCTGCGGGGCTCTCGGGGGATGCGAGTCTGGAATGTCGCTTGGCTGAGATGTCAGGAGGCTCGGCAGCAGCTTCAGGAGAGGATGCAGGATGTGGATGAAGTTTACCACCAGCAAGCAGATTGGAATGAAGGTCATTTTATCGATGTGGTGAGCACCAATGTTGAGACAGCATCTCCTGGTGGACAGAATTTGGTGGTACAGTCAACTCCTGGGCCTGGGCATCCTCAGTGGGAGAGAATCGTATCAGGAGTGGTGGATTTAGAGAGGAGAAGGCCAGCTCTCACCAAACCTGAGGATAGCAGTGATGCTGGGATGAGCAGGGAGTCAACGACCACTCCAAAGCTTCCTCACAG GTcaacaaagaaaacagaaagggaagcgaggaggagacagacgagCAGGGCCAGGAGCGACAGAGATGCCGCTGCTCTGTCTCAGTCCCAAACTGTCGGCTGCCAGTGGTTTCCATGGGGACGGGGTCTTGGCGCGAGGTCAGTGAGCGAGGACTCATGCGCTGCAAGAGTCGCAGCAGTTGGATCATCGACTCCTCCAGAGCAGGGGACTCGACCGCCTTCGTCTTGTTCCCACCGCGGTCAGCCGTCATGTCGAATCCTCCAGGAAGCTCAGAAGTTTCAGATCTCCCGACACGGAAGCTTCTGCTCAGACGACTCCTGTATGAGCGACCAGGGGGCTGCAGGGGGTAATGGGACTGTGTGCTGCAAACACTCCAGCCTACCCATCAGGAAATATGATGGAGCATTTTGTGCAAGTCCACTGGAGATTCCCAGCAGTGCGCT GAGGCTGCAGCGTGTCATGGAGGAGCTGGTGTTTACAGAGAGGGAGTATGTGCGCTCACTGGGTTACATCCTGACTCACTACCTTCCCCTGATGGACAGGCTGGACATTCCCCAAGACCTCAGGGGAAAGCGAGGAGTCATCTTTGGCAACCTGGAGAAGCTTTATGACTTCCACAGCCACTATTTCCTTCCAGAGCTGGAAGCCTGTGAGAGGGATCCTGCCATGATAGCCCGCTGCTTTCTCAGACAT AGTGAGAGTTTTGGCCTGTATGCTTTGTACAGCAAGAACAAACCTCAGTCAGATGCTCTTATTCTGCACCGGCGCCATGACATCTTCAAG AAGAAGCAGCAGGAGCTGGGAGACATGATGGACCTGTCATCCTACCTGCTGAGGCCCATCCAGAGGATCAGCAAGTACAGCCTCCTGCTGCAGGACATGCTTTCCTTAGCCAGATCATACAGGCCAAAGGATGTGAATCAGGATACAGCGTCTGCATCTGGCCTTAATACATATGTGCCTGATCTGACGAGCAATGAGAGGGAGAAGGCTGAGATCCAGGCTGCTGCGGACCTGGTTCGATTTCAGATGCGTCATGGCAATGATTTGCTCACCATGGACGCCATCCAAGACTGTGAT GTTAATTTGAAAGAGCAGGGGCAGCTGATCCGCCAGGATGAATTCACAGTTTTCTTCAGGAAGAAGAAATGTGTCCGCCGCATCTTTCTCTTTGAAGATTTAATTATCTTCAGCAAGCCCAAGAGGACGGATGTTGGAAATGATGTTTATGTCTACAAGCAGTCATTTAAG ACAAATGACATCGGAATGACCCACAACTCTGGTGTGAGTGGTCTGTGCTTTGAGATCTGGTTCCGCAGGAGGAAAAGTGAGGACACCTACACTCTGAAGGCTGCCAGCATGGAGGTGAAGAAAGCCTGGACCACTGACCTGGAAAGATTACTGTGGGATCAGGCCGCTCACAGTAGAG AGCTACGTTTGCAGGAGAGGGTGTTCATGGGAATGGGCCGCAAACCTTTCATGGATATTCAACACAGTGATGCCGCAATTTGTGATAGAGCCATCAGCTGTGTCCCGCCGAGGAGAA TCCCTGTGACGTATTGTTCACACAGGGGTTTAGAATATCCTCGACCTCACTCCATTGGTTCCGGCAGCACCGCCTCCACCACCCTCAGCCAGTCATCTTCCTCGTCTGGACGCGGCtcgctgccccctgctggttacCCCGGGAACGCTTCCCAGGGCACAGACATGAATCCAGCTATCTGCTCCTCCCCTGAGGCTGTGACTGACAATGAACTCAacaatcatcatcttcatcatcactgTGAACCATGGAAAGCTTACTGTCCACTGA TGGACAGCACTGAGTCATCTGGGGAAAACATGACTCACATGTTCAGCAGCTCAGACCACAGCTGTCTGTCTGCCATCAGTGGAGAGGTAGTGGACGACTCCTCGGTTTTATCCGAGAGCCCACAGCAACAGTCGCCACTTTGTCGGACCTCCAGCCTGAGGAAAAACAGCTCGCCAGCAGTTACCAGAAAGAAACCTGGTGTCCCCCCCAAACCTCTGCAACCAGCTAAAGCTCAG GGAAATGAAATTATAATTGGAAAATCTACAGAAGTTTAA